In Piliocolobus tephrosceles isolate RC106 chromosome 5, ASM277652v3, whole genome shotgun sequence, a single genomic region encodes these proteins:
- the GMNN gene encoding geminin, with translation MNPSMKQKQEEIKENVKNSSVQRRTLKMIQPSASGSLVGRENELSTGLSKRKHRNDQLTSTTSSPGVIVPESSENKNFGGVTQESFDLMIKENPSSQYWKEVAEKRRKALYEALKENEKLHKEIEQKDNEIARLKKENKELAEVAEHVQYMAELIERLNGEPLDNFESLDNQEFDSEEETVEDSVGEDSEIGTCAEGIVSSSTDAKPCI, from the exons AATAGTTCTGTCCAAAGAAGAACTCTGAAGATGATTCAGCCGTCTGCATCTGGATCTCTTgttggaagagaaaatgag CTGTCCACAGGCTTGTCCAAAAGGAAACATCGGAATGACCAATTAACATCTACAACTTCCAGCCCTGGGGTTATTGTCCCAGAAtctagtgaaaataaaaattttggggGAGTCACCCAGGAGTCATTTGATCTTATGATTAAAG aaaatccaTCCTCTCAATATTGGAAAGAAGTGGCAGAAAAACGGAGGAAGGCGCTGTATGAAGCACttaaggaaaatgagaaa CTTCATAAAGAAATCGAACAAAAGGACAATGAGATTGCCCGCctgaaaaaggagaataaagaatTGGCAGAAGTAGCAGAACATGTACAGTATATGGCAGAGCTAATAGAG AGACTGAATGGTGAACCTCTGGATAACTTTGAATCACTGGATAATCAGGAATTTGATTCTGAAGAAGAAACTGTTGAGGATTCTGTAGGGGAAGACTCAGAAATTGGCACATGTGCTGAAGGAATTGTATCTTCCTCTACGGATGCAAAGCCATGTATATGA